AAGGAACCACAACTTCTACGACTCCCACAAAAACTTCTACAGCTACCTCTGCCGTTAACTTAGGGAATTTATCTTCCACTCAGATTTCATCGGGGTTAAAAGAAGCATTAAGCCTGGGCGTAACGGAAGGCGTTAAAAAATTAGGCGTAACAGACGGGTTTCTGAAAAATGAAGCCGTTAAGATTTTAATGCCTGAAAAATTAAGAAAAGTGGATGCTACGCTTCGTTCCGTAGGATTAGGAAGTTTAGCCGATCAGGGAGTAAAATTATTAAACAGAGCCGCTGAAGATGCAGTAACCGAAGCTGCTCCCATCTTTACGAATGCCATCACTTCCATGACGATCACCGATGCTAAAAATATACTTCTAGGAAGTAATAATGCGGCGACAAGCTATTTACAGGGAAAAACTCAAAGTCAGTTATTTACAGCTTTTGAACCCAAAGTAAAAGCTTCTTTGGGAAAAGTAGGTGCCGATTCTGTCTGGAAAGGATTGATCTCAAAATACAATATGCTGACAGGGCAGGCAGTGACTACCGATCTGAATGAATATGTGACCACAGAAACCATCAACGGTGTTTTCAAAATGGTTGCTGATAAAGAAAGCGGTATCAGAAATACACCTGCCATGAGAACGACCAGTATTTTACAGAAGGTTTTCGGAGCTCAGGACGGCAAATAATTTTACAACATTAATATGAGCTCAACTAACTTCCGGCTTCATTCTTCCAACTTGACGCTGATTCTTAGTTAATATCAATATTTTCAAAAAAATCAACATCCATCTTATCATTTTGTGAGATGGATTTTTTTCGTTCAACCTCTTTTGAATTTTTATTACAGTCAATTTCATTTTTACAGTAACCCCTGCTTTCCAGACTCCTATTTTGCATGAATTATTCAAATCGTTTAATGAATTAATTTGCAATTATTTTTTATCACAAAAAGTGGATAAAATTAAATTCAACATCAATTTTGGGGAATAATTCGATGGTCACAACATATGAAATATGATAAAAATCATATATAAATCATAAATTAAATAAAATTTAAAACATTGTTTTACAATTAAATAACTTAAATAATTAACATTCCGTTAAAAAAAATGAAAATTTTATTAAAAAAAGATTAATATAGAAAATTGAAAAAAATCAATCGAAATGCGCAATCGATTACATTTAAATTTTAATTAATTTTTCCAACAAATTTTATGAGAAGTAGCTAAGCTCAGAGTTCTTGTTGAAAAGTAAAAATTTAACTCAAAAAAACTAAAATTATGTCATTTGAAAAAATAGCGGAATCCGGCTTTCGGGTTCGTAACAAGCTTGCTGTTTTGTTTCTGTTTTCCTCTGCAGTAGTTTTTGCGCAGCAGGGTAAAGAGGTTAGCGGAAAGATCACAAACGACAAACAGGCTCCTATTCCTAATGTAACGGTAAAGGAAGAAGGTACAGAAAACACCGTTACAACCGATGCTGAAGGAAAATTTATCATTACACTATTAAAAGATCAGTCTTCACTTTCTGTAGAAAATGAAGGTTTTCAGTCGCGAACAATTGCAGTAGATAATCGCTCTTTTATTGCGATTCCGTTAAAGGAAGAAAGAACAAAAACCATTGAACAGGTGGTCTTAGTAGGTTATGGAAGTGTAAAAAAATCTGACCTTACAGGTTCTGTGAATACTTTGAGCTCTGATAAAATCGTGGAAAGAAATACGACCAGTCCGCTTGAAGCCATTCAGGGAAGTATGCCCGGAGTTCAGATTACGTCTAATTCCGGAAGGGTTGGTGATAGTTTCAAAATGACGATCCGTGGGAATAATTCTTTGATCTCTTCAGGAAATCCTTTGTATGTTGTGGATGGCGTTCCAACTGATAATATCGATTTTCTGAACCCTCAGGATATTGCCCGAATGGATGTATTGAAGGATGCGTCTTCCGCTGCTATTTACGGTTCCCGAGGAGCCAGCGGTGTAGTTTTGGTGACTACGAAAAACGGGGCAACAGCCAAGGGAGGAATCAATGTTTCATTGGAAACTTCTTATGGGGTAAGAACGGCAGCCCGTTTGCCTAAGATGATGACCGGAGCAGAATGGTGGAATTTTCATCAGGCTGCTTATCTGAGCGCATCACCTAATACCCAAACTCCCGCACAATTGGCAACTTTGGCAGGAAATCAGAGTCCGCTTCTGGTACAAAGAGCCAATAACGGCTATAATTTTGACTGGTATGATGCGGTATTGCAACCGGGTACCATGCAGAATCATTATGTGAATATTTCCGGAAGATCCGATGGGGGATTGGGATACAATTTATCCTTTGGTATTCAGGGAAATGAAGGTTTGATCGCCAACGATTCTAATGATAAATATACTTTTAAGCTGGGAATCAACCATAAAATTAATTCTAAATTTACCACAGGGGCCAATATTACCGTAGCAAGAACCATTACCGAATACGGAAGTGATACAGCCATGCGTTCTGCTTTCAGTTTCAGTCCGCTTATTTCTCCTTATGCAATCGATGCCAACGGAAATGATATTCCGGGACAATTATTCTTACTTCCTGGAAAACTGACCTATCCTAACGGAGCTTGGGCCATCAATAAAACCAGTACGATTAATCCTTTGCTGGAAATTGCCAACTCGAGACAAACGGAAAGAACCTGGCAGACGTTAGGAAATTTATTTTTCCAGTATCAGCCGATGAAATGGTTATCATTTAAAACTACTTTTGCCGCAGGATTTTCCACTACCAGCTTAGGAATATCAAATACGGCTGACACCAATATTGGAATTGCTCTGAATAAACAAAACTCTGCTTCTCTAAGCAATTCCGAAAACTTTAATTATACCTGGGATAACCAGATTGACCTAAAGCATACTTTTAAAGATGTACATGATGTAAGTTTATTATTACTGCAAAGTATTTACTCTAACGAAGATCAGTATTCATTTGGATATTCACACGGGTTACCATTTAGTACGGGATACTATAATTTAGGTTCCGGGCTTCAGTCGAGCTATCAGCTTCAGGCTCGACCCTATATGAAAAGAACCCTGAATTCTTTTGCGGCAAGATTAAACTACGGTTTTAAAGACAAATATTTATTAACAGCCTCCACAAGATGGGACGGTTCATCAGTACTTGCAGAAGGAAATAAATGGACAGCGTTCCCTTCTCTGGCATTAGGATGGAAAATCAATAAAGAATCTTTTCTTGAAAATGTAAAATCCATTTCTGATTTAAAGTTAAGAGCCAGCATTGGATACACAGGAAATGACAATGTAGCTCCCTACCAATCACTAGCATTATTAGATCAACAAACTTTTTATGCGAATGGAAGTCAGATTGTTTCAGGATTTCAGTCTGAAGTATTTGCCAACCCATTATTAACCTGGGAAAAGACACGTGAGCTCAACTTCGGATTGGATTTCGGATTTTTAAGAAACCGAATTACCGGTACGGTGGATGTTTACGATCGTCTTTCCGAAAACCTTATTTACAAGCAGCAATTACCTGCTGAAATGGGGGTAAAATATACGTATGCCAATGTAGGATCGGTAAGTAACAAAGGGGTTGAAGTCCTTTTAACTACCAAAAATATAAAAAGTGAACTCATCAATTGGGAAACCACTTTTACCTTTACTAAAAATGTCAACAAACTTGAATCCATCTACAATCAGGATCAGGTGAGTGATAGAGGGAATAATCTTATTTTGGGATCTAGTTTAAATCCTAATTTCAACTATGTGTACGATGGTGTTTGGCAGGAAAGTGAAGCAGCACAGGCAGCGGCCTACGGAATGGCTCCGGGACAGGCAAGACCTAAGGATATCAATGGGGACGGGAAATTTGATGCTAATGACAGAACCACCATCGGAAGCTCGGTTCCTAAATGGCAGGGAAGTTTCTATTCGAGATTTACGATAGGAAAATTTGATTTTAATTTTTCAATCATTACCAGTCAGGGACAAACGGTTTTAAGTACTTTCCACCAGAATTTTGCTGATGTTTCAGATCGAGGGCGCCAAAAGATGGCCATGGACTATTTTGTCCCGACCAACAGTGCCGGATTGGCTTCCAACGCGAATACTACCAACCCTAGACCTGGACCTGTAGCGACAGGAGCAGGGGCATTTTGGTCAACAGGATTTGGATATTACCGAGAAGTCTCTTTTACAAAAGTTAAAAATATCTCTTTGGGATATACTTTTGATTCCGACTTTCTGAAAAAGGTAAAAATGAGCAGCTTAAGAGTTTATGTAAACGTTCTCGATCCTTTTGTATTCACCAACTTTGATGGATACGATCCGGAATGGGCAGCTGCCAACATGGGCGTTAACAGACCTGCAGCCATAACGACACAATTGGGATTAAGCGCAAAATTTTAATTAAAAAGATTATGAAAAAAATAATAGTAACACTTCTTGTAGCCAGCTCGATCTTCAATTCATGCAGTGACTACCTGGAAGAAGAAAGTTTATCTTATGTTCCTGCAGATGGAACTTATCAGACTGCTGCAGGATTTCAGATGTTGGTAAATGCCAATTATGCATGGTTGAAAGGCATATATGGCGGAGATCCATGGCTTTTTGTAGCCGGAACCGATATGTATGCCGAAGGAAGAACCCCCGAACCGGCAGGTCTTAGCCAGTATACCCAGTTGATTCCCGCTTCAGAAGGAGTAGATCAACTGTATACATCGTGTTACCAGCTCATTCAGTCGGTCAACAAAACCGTATATTATTCCAGTATAACCGAGCAGGCTTCCAATGTTCCCACTTTGGTGGCAGAGGCGAGATTTTTGAGAGCCAACGCCTATTTTCTATTGGTTCAAACCTATGGCGGAGTTCCTATCGTTGAGGAGAATTTCACATTACCTACTTTACAGTTTAACAGAAATTCTGCAGAAGAAGTCTATACCTATATAATTAAAGAATTGGAAGCATCACTAGCTGCGGTTGGATCTACTGCCTATGCCACCAGCGGAAAAGTAAACAAGAAAGCGGTGAACGACCTTTTAGCAAAAGTATATTTGACAAGAGGATACGAAAGTTTCGGAGCCAGCACAGACTTTGCGACTGCGGCGACTTATGCGGATGCTGCCATTTCAGGACAAGGTCTTACGGTTGAACCTTCAAAGCTTTTTTATCCCGGAAATGAATTGAATGCAGAAACGATTTTCTCGGTGCAATATGATTTTAATTCAACCACTACCTCTCCTACTACACTCGGAAATAAGCAGTTTTACTATTTCAGTTCGTATTTAGGAGGTGCTGAAACCAACGGAAGTGCACCGTTGAGAAGTTATAACCTTTGTCCGACGGCTTACGCTTTAAACCTATTCAAGCAAGGTGATCTAAGATGGGAAGCCACTTTTATGGATGTTGTCTATGAAAAATATTACGACTATTTCAGGGTTGCTGATAAATCAGATCTGAAAATCAAGCATTTTTATGAGCCGATGTGGTACACTGCCGCTGACAAAACAGCATGGATGACAGCTAATACATCTAAACTCGCCACAGGATTTATTTACCATGATAAAGGAACCTATGATGCGGCTTATACTTTGGTTAAGAACTTAGATTACCAAACGATTCCTGTGAAGAAATTTGATGATCCGGCTACCACAACTCCGGCAAGTACAGGTCCTGTAAGTACGAGAGATATTATTATTTCCAGATTGGCAGATACTTATCTTATTGCAGCAGAAGCTTATTTAAAGTCTGGAAACTCGGCGACTGGATTAGCAAGATTAAATGCTGTAAGAGCAAGAGCTGGCGTTGCAGATGCGACTCCTGCAGAATTTAACATCAACTATATTCTGGATGAACGTGGCAGAGAAATGCTTGGAGAATACAACCGTTGGTTTGATTTGAAACGCACCGGAACTTTGGTTTCAAGAGCCGTTCAGTATAATTATAAAATTACCAGTGCATCAAATTTTAGCGGAAATAATGGTGCTCAGAAAATTTTGAGACCTATTCCTCAAACGGTATTAGATCTCAATCAAAATAAAGATTTCCCACAGAATCCTGCTTATTAAAACAGGAATAATATGACAAAAAATCCGTCTTCACATTTATGAGACGGATTTTTTATGAATTAAAGGCAAAAGTAAAAGGTAAAAAGAGCCAGGTTGATGAAATCATTACTTTAAAATAATTCCTTTTAACAAAATAGTAAACAAGAACTATTGATATTAAAGTCATCAATTTAAACTTCCCGCTTCAAGTCTCTTTCTTCTAACCTAGTATTTATTTTATTTAAAACTGCATTTCAGGAATTTCTCCTTCGATGATCAGATCTGCTTCTGTAGATTGAATGATATGTTCCACCGAAACTCCCGGCGCTCTTTCAACAAGCTTAAATCCGGCAGGCGTAACATCTAAAACCGCTAATTCCGTCACTACTCTTTTCACACAATTCACACCCGTTAAAGGTAGAGTACATTTTTTAAGAATCTTGCTTTCTCCCGCTTTGTTCACGTGCATCATCGCAACGATAATATTTTCTGCGGAAGCCACCAAATCCATTGCGCCACCCATTCCCTTTACCATTTTACCTGGAATTTTCCAGTTGGCAATATCTCCGTTTTCTGAAACTTCCATCGCTCCAAGTATTGTTAAATCTACTTTTTGAGCTCTGATCATCCCAAAACTGAAGGCAGAATCGAAGAATGAACCTCCATCCAGGATCGTGATCGTCTGTTTTCCGGCATTGATGATATCTGCATCTTCTTCCCCTTCGAAAGGAAAAGGTCCCATTCCCAACACTCCGTTTTCACTCTGAAATTCTACGGAAAGATTGTCCGGAACGTAGTTGGCCACCAATGTAGGGATCCCGATTCCTAAATTTACATAATACCCGTCTTTTACTTCTCTGGAAATTCTTTGTGCAATTTGTTCTTTAGTTAACATAGCTTTATCTTATCCCGCCAAATTAGCCATTTTTTCAGAATTACAAAAAAATTTCTTTTCTTATCCTATGATAAATTTCCCTTTTCAAATTGTTGTAAATTTGTGCACTTTTAATTATACCAATGAAAATT
The sequence above is a segment of the Chryseobacterium sp. MYb264 genome. Coding sequences within it:
- a CDS encoding DUF4197 domain-containing protein produces the protein MRKTILLASALLLSVSAQAQLFDVIKSTVKDKTGIDLNTPVKGTTTSTTPTKTSTATSAVNLGNLSSTQISSGLKEALSLGVTEGVKKLGVTDGFLKNEAVKILMPEKLRKVDATLRSVGLGSLADQGVKLLNRAAEDAVTEAAPIFTNAITSMTITDAKNILLGSNNAATSYLQGKTQSQLFTAFEPKVKASLGKVGADSVWKGLISKYNMLTGQAVTTDLNEYVTTETINGVFKMVADKESGIRNTPAMRTTSILQKVFGAQDGK
- a CDS encoding SusC/RagA family TonB-linked outer membrane protein: MSFEKIAESGFRVRNKLAVLFLFSSAVVFAQQGKEVSGKITNDKQAPIPNVTVKEEGTENTVTTDAEGKFIITLLKDQSSLSVENEGFQSRTIAVDNRSFIAIPLKEERTKTIEQVVLVGYGSVKKSDLTGSVNTLSSDKIVERNTTSPLEAIQGSMPGVQITSNSGRVGDSFKMTIRGNNSLISSGNPLYVVDGVPTDNIDFLNPQDIARMDVLKDASSAAIYGSRGASGVVLVTTKNGATAKGGINVSLETSYGVRTAARLPKMMTGAEWWNFHQAAYLSASPNTQTPAQLATLAGNQSPLLVQRANNGYNFDWYDAVLQPGTMQNHYVNISGRSDGGLGYNLSFGIQGNEGLIANDSNDKYTFKLGINHKINSKFTTGANITVARTITEYGSDTAMRSAFSFSPLISPYAIDANGNDIPGQLFLLPGKLTYPNGAWAINKTSTINPLLEIANSRQTERTWQTLGNLFFQYQPMKWLSFKTTFAAGFSTTSLGISNTADTNIGIALNKQNSASLSNSENFNYTWDNQIDLKHTFKDVHDVSLLLLQSIYSNEDQYSFGYSHGLPFSTGYYNLGSGLQSSYQLQARPYMKRTLNSFAARLNYGFKDKYLLTASTRWDGSSVLAEGNKWTAFPSLALGWKINKESFLENVKSISDLKLRASIGYTGNDNVAPYQSLALLDQQTFYANGSQIVSGFQSEVFANPLLTWEKTRELNFGLDFGFLRNRITGTVDVYDRLSENLIYKQQLPAEMGVKYTYANVGSVSNKGVEVLLTTKNIKSELINWETTFTFTKNVNKLESIYNQDQVSDRGNNLILGSSLNPNFNYVYDGVWQESEAAQAAAYGMAPGQARPKDINGDGKFDANDRTTIGSSVPKWQGSFYSRFTIGKFDFNFSIITSQGQTVLSTFHQNFADVSDRGRQKMAMDYFVPTNSAGLASNANTTNPRPGPVATGAGAFWSTGFGYYREVSFTKVKNISLGYTFDSDFLKKVKMSSLRVYVNVLDPFVFTNFDGYDPEWAAANMGVNRPAAITTQLGLSAKF
- a CDS encoding RagB/SusD family nutrient uptake outer membrane protein, which translates into the protein MKKIIVTLLVASSIFNSCSDYLEEESLSYVPADGTYQTAAGFQMLVNANYAWLKGIYGGDPWLFVAGTDMYAEGRTPEPAGLSQYTQLIPASEGVDQLYTSCYQLIQSVNKTVYYSSITEQASNVPTLVAEARFLRANAYFLLVQTYGGVPIVEENFTLPTLQFNRNSAEEVYTYIIKELEASLAAVGSTAYATSGKVNKKAVNDLLAKVYLTRGYESFGASTDFATAATYADAAISGQGLTVEPSKLFYPGNELNAETIFSVQYDFNSTTTSPTTLGNKQFYYFSSYLGGAETNGSAPLRSYNLCPTAYALNLFKQGDLRWEATFMDVVYEKYYDYFRVADKSDLKIKHFYEPMWYTAADKTAWMTANTSKLATGFIYHDKGTYDAAYTLVKNLDYQTIPVKKFDDPATTTPASTGPVSTRDIIISRLADTYLIAAEAYLKSGNSATGLARLNAVRARAGVADATPAEFNINYILDERGREMLGEYNRWFDLKRTGTLVSRAVQYNYKITSASNFSGNNGAQKILRPIPQTVLDLNQNKDFPQNPAY
- a CDS encoding CoA transferase subunit B, which gives rise to MLTKEQIAQRISREVKDGYYVNLGIGIPTLVANYVPDNLSVEFQSENGVLGMGPFPFEGEEDADIINAGKQTITILDGGSFFDSAFSFGMIRAQKVDLTILGAMEVSENGDIANWKIPGKMVKGMGGAMDLVASAENIIVAMMHVNKAGESKILKKCTLPLTGVNCVKRVVTELAVLDVTPAGFKLVERAPGVSVEHIIQSTEADLIIEGEIPEMQF